A section of the Amycolatopsis sp. AA4 genome encodes:
- a CDS encoding YbaB/EbfC family nucleoid-associated protein, whose amino-acid sequence MSSHYEKMLEDAMAAYQHQRDHFDQTRQDVEATASTVTSARREVAATVSRTGELTELSFPTSAYKRMAPAELASVIVQTISAARQKSIAAAAEMLAPMLPPGIAAQDLMSGKVDVNALFSARVPGFDEGNLP is encoded by the coding sequence ATGAGTTCGCACTACGAAAAGATGCTCGAGGACGCGATGGCGGCCTACCAGCATCAACGCGACCATTTCGACCAAACCCGCCAGGACGTCGAAGCCACCGCCAGCACAGTCACTTCCGCCCGCCGCGAGGTCGCCGCGACCGTCAGCCGCACCGGCGAATTGACCGAACTTTCCTTCCCCACCAGCGCTTACAAACGCATGGCCCCCGCGGAGCTGGCGTCGGTGATCGTGCAAACGATCTCCGCCGCCCGGCAGAAATCGATAGCCGCGGCCGCGGAAATGCTGGCCCCCATGCTGCCGCCGGGCATCGCCGCGCAGGACTTGATGAGCGGAAAAGTGGACGTCAACGCCCTCTTCTCGGCGCGAGTGCCGGGATTCGACGAAGGGAACCTGCCGTGA